The Manihot esculenta cultivar AM560-2 chromosome 11, M.esculenta_v8, whole genome shotgun sequence genome includes a region encoding these proteins:
- the LOC110626297 gene encoding omega-hydroxypalmitate O-feruloyl transferase translates to MVVELEKVAAMENSHGSAVSQLVVKHGEPTLVAPEMETDKGLYFLSNLDQNIAVIVRTIYCFKSDEEGNETAAEVIKNALKKVLVHYFPLAGRLTISSEGKLIIDCNGEGAVFVEAEANCAMEEIGDISKPDPDTLGKLVFDIPDAKNILQMPPLVAQVTKFKCGGFVLGLCMNHCMFDGIGAMEFVNSWGETARGLPLSVPPFLDRSILKSRKPPKIENLHQEFAELEDKSNQYKDDEMIYSSFCFDSEMLERIKKAAMEDNILDKCTTFEGLSAFVWRARTKALNLLPDQQTKLLFAVDGRTKFNPPLPNGYFGNGIVLTNSISQAGELLEKPLSYAVGLVQDAINMVTDSYMRSAIDYFEVTRARPSLASTLLITTWSRLSFHTTDFGWGEPILSGPVALPEKEVILFLSHGKERKNINVLLGLPASAMKIFQELMQI, encoded by the exons ATG GTAGTGGAGCTTGAAAAGGTTGCTGCAATGGAGAACTCTCATGGCAGTGCTGTGTCTCAGCTAGTTGTGAAACATGGGGAGCCAACTTTGGTCGCTCCAGAAATGGAGACAGATAAAGGCCTGTATTTTCTCTCTAATCTTGATCAAAATATTGCTGTGATTGTGCGCACCATCTACTGCTTCAAATCAGATGAGGAAGGAAATGAAACTGCTGCAGAAGTGATCAAGAATGCCTTGAAAAAGGTTCTTGTTCATTACTTCCCTCTTGCTGGGAGGCTAACAATCAGCTCTGAAGGAAAGCTTATTATAGATTGCAATGGAGAGGGTGCTGTTTTTGTTGAAGCTGAAGCAAACTGTGCAATGGAAGAGATTGGTGACATTTCAAAGCCTGATCCTGACACTCTTGGTAAGCTTGTTTTTGACATTCCTGATGCAAAGAACATTTTGCAGATGCCTCCTCTGGTGGCTCAG GTGACCAAGTTCAAATGTGGTGGATTTGTACTTGGATTGTGCATGAATCACTGCATGTTTGATGGAATTGGTGCTATGGAATTTGTGAACTCATGGGGAGAAACAGCTAGAGGATTGCCACTGTCTGTCCCTCCATTTCTAGACAGAAGCATCCTTAAATCCAGGAAACCACCAAAGATAGAGAATCTTCACCAAGAATTTGCTGAGCTAGAAGATAAATCTAACCAATATAAAGATGATGAAATGATCTACAGCTCCTTCTGTTTCGATTCCGAAATGCTTGAAAGGATAAAAAAGGCAGCAATGGAAGATAACATTCTTGACAAGTGCACTACTTTTGAAGGGCTATCAGCATTCGTGTGGAGAGCTCGAACCAAGGCACTCAATTTGCTACCTGATCAGCAAACAAAGCTTCTGTTTGCTGTTGATGGGAGGACAAAATTCAACCCACCACTGCCAAATGGGTACTTTGGAAATGGGATTGTGTTGACAAATTCCATAAGCCAAGCAGGTGAACTGCTAGAGAAACCACTCTCATATGCAGTTGGGCTTGTTCAGGATGCAATTAATATGGTTACAGATTCTTACATGAGATCTGCCATAGATTATTTTGAAGTGACAAGAGCAAGGCCTTCGCTAGCTTCAACTCTGTTGATAACAACTTGGTCTAGGCTTTCATTTCACACAACTGATTTTGGATGGGGAGAGCCAATTCTGTCAGGGCCAGTGGCATTGCCTGAGAAGGAGGTGATCTTGTTTCTGTCACATGGTAAAGAGAGAAAAAACATAAATGTGCTTCTGGGATTGCCAGCTTCTGCCATGAAGATCTTCCAAGAATTGATGCAAATATga